A window from Citrus sinensis cultivar Valencia sweet orange chromosome 5, DVS_A1.0, whole genome shotgun sequence encodes these proteins:
- the LOC102615675 gene encoding leucine--tRNA ligase, cytoplasmic isoform X1, which translates to MATESGKSFARRDRLLEIESKVHTWWEESNVFNAEPGERPPNPESGEKFFGNFPFPYMNGYLHLGHAFSFSKLEFAAAYHRLKGANVLLPFGFHCTGMPIKASADKLAREIKQFGNPPVFLKEAEEEESPQPEEAEDANGGAPPDKFKSKKSKAAAKSGVQMYQWEIMRSFGLSDSEISEFQEPEKWLNFFPPLAKEDLKAFGLGCDWRRSFVTTEINPFFDSFVQWQMRKLKAMGKIVKDVRYTIYSPLDDQPCADHDRASGEGVQPQDYTLIKMEVLQPFPAKFGPLEGKKVYLAAATLRPETMYGQTNAWVLPDGKYGAFEISETDVLIVTERAALNLAYQNFSRIPKKPTCLVELTGYDLIGLPLKSPLSFNEVIYALPMLTILTDKGTGIVTSVPSDAPDDYMALHDLKAKPAFRAKFGVKDEWVLPFEVIPIINIPEFGDKSAERVCTDLKIKSQNEKDKLAEAKRLTYLRGFTEGTMLVGDFAGKKVQDAKPLIRSKLIETGEAIMYSEPEKRVMSRSGDECVVALTDQWYITYGEEEWKRLATECLNSMNLYHDENRHGFEHTLGWLNQWACSRSFGLGTRIPWDPQFLVESLSDSTIYMAYYTVAHMLHKGDMYGSTTGSIEPGQMTDEVWEFIFCGGPYPESSNIPSSILNRMKQEFEYWYPFDLRVSGKDLIQNHLTFCIYNHTAIMSQRHWPRGFRCNGHIMLNSEKMSKSTGNFRTLKQAIEEFSADATRFSLADAGDGVDDANFVFDTANTGILRLTKEIAWMEEVLAVESSLRTGPPSTYADRVFENEINIAVEMTDQHYKNYMFREALKTGFYDLQAARDEYRLSCGAGGLNRDLVWRFMDVQTRLITPICPHYAEYVWRVILKKDGFAVKAGWPTYGTPDLILKSANKYLQDSIVLMRKLLQKQILGSKKANKKGAPVATLTEDKLKGLVYVNEQFDGWKAECLRILQSKFDSKSRTFAPDGEILEALQNNSVGQASNFKQTQKLCMPFLRFKKDEAKAIGPQALDLKLPFGEIEVLQENLDLIKRQLGLEEVEILSATDPDALSKAGSLSSLLKQNPPSPGNPTAIFLTR; encoded by the exons ATGGCAACAGAAAGTGGGAAAAGCTTTGCGAGGAGAGATCGTCTCCTGGAGATTGAGTCAAAGGTCCACACTTGGTGGGAGGAGAGTAATGTTTTCAATGCTGAACCTGGCGAAAGGCCTCCGAATCCTGAAAGTGGGGAAAAGTTCTTTGGAAACTTTCCATTTCCTTATATGAATGGCTATTTGCATCTAGGGCATGCATTCTCATTTTCCAAGCTTGAATTTGCTGCGGCGTATCATAGATTGAAAGGTGCTAATGTGCTTTTGCCATTTGGTTTCCACTGCACTGGTATGCCCATTAAGGCCTCAGCTGATAAGCTTGCTAGGGAAATTAAGCAGTTTGGGAATCCACCTGTATTTCTCAAAGAAGCGGAGGAGGAAGAAAGTCCACAGCCAGAAGAAGCTGAGGATGCAAATGGAGGTGCTCCACCGGATAAGTTTAAGAGCAAGAAGTCTAAGGCTGCTGCAAAATCTGGTGTCCAAATGTATCAATGGGAGATCATGCGCAGTTTTGGACTTTCTGATAGTGAGATATCTGAATTCCAGGAGCCGGAGAAATGGCTCAATTTTTTTCCACCATTGGCCAAAGAAGATCTGAAAGCTTTTGGTTTGGGTTGTGACTGGAGACGCTCATTTGTAACTACAGAGATAAACCCATTTTTTGATTCCTTTGTACAGTGGCAGATGAGGAAGTTAAAAGCCATGGGTAAGATTGTTAAAGACGTGAGATACACGATATACTCTCCCTTAGATGACCAGCCTTGTGCAGACCATGATAGAGCAAGTGGTGAAGGAGTTCAGCCCCAGGATTACACTCTGATCAAGATGGAGGTGCTGCAACCTTTCCCTGCTAAATTTGGACCTCTAGAGGGTAAAAAAGTCTATCTTGCCGCCGCTACTTTGAGACCAGAGACCATGTATGGACAGACAAATGCATGGGTATTACCTGATGGGAAATATGGAGCATTTGAAATAAGCGAAACTGATGTATTAATTGTCACAGAAAGAGCAGCTCTCAATCTTGCATATCAGAATTTCTCTAGGATTCCTAAAAAGCCTACATGCCTGGTTGAGTTGACTGGTTATGATTTGATTGGTCTTCCTTTAAAGTCCCCTCTTTCATTTAATGAGGTCATATATGCTCTTCCTATGTTGACCATTCTAACAGATAAAGGGACAGGGATAGTGACCAGTGTTCCTAGTGATGCTCCTGATGATTATATGGCGCTGCATGATTTGAAAGCAAAACCAGCTTTCAGAGCAAAGTTTGGCGTGAAGGATGAGTGGGTGTTACCATTTGAGGTTATTCCAATTATCAACATTCCAGAATTTGGAGACAAGTCTGCTGAAAGAGTTTGCACAGATCTGAAAATTAAAAGTCAGAATGAGAAAGATAAGTTGGCTGAAGCCAAGAGGTTGACGTACTTGAGAGGATTTACAGAGGGTACCATGCTTGTTGGAGATTTTGCTGGGAAGAAAGTCCAGGACGCTAAGCCATTGATTAGGAGCAAGCTGATAGAAACGGGTGAGGCAATTATGTATAGCGAGCCTGAGAAGCGCGTCATGTCAAGATCAGGTGATGAATGTGTTGTGGCTCTTACAGACCAATGGTACATCACATATGGGGAAGAAGAATGGAAGAGACTAGCTACTGAGTGCTTAAATTCCATGAATCTATACCATGATGAGAACCGCCATGGCTTTGAGCACACTCTAGGCTGGTTGAATCAATGGGCTTGCTCAAGATCGTTTGGGCTTGGGACTCGCATTCCCTGGGACCCACAGTTCCTGGTCGAGTCATTATCAGATTCAACCATTTATATGGCTTACTACACAGTAGCCCACATGTTACATAAGGGAGACATGTATGGGAGTACTACTGGTTCAATAGAACCTGGTCAAATGACTGATGAGGTCTGGGAATTTATTTTCTGTGGTGGCCCATATCCAGAATCATCTAATATCCCATCATCTATCCTTAACAGGATGAAGCAGGAGTTTGAATATTGGTATCCATTTGATCTTCGAGTCTCTGGTAAGGACCTCATCCAGAACCACTTAACTTTTTGCATTTATAACCACACAGCAATCATGTCCCAGCGCCACTGGCCTCGTGGATTTAGGTGTAATGGTCACATTATGCTTAATTCTGAGAAGATGTCCAAGTCTACGGGGAATTTTAGGACGTTGAAGCAGGCCATTGAGGAATTCTCTGCAGATGCCACACGATTTTCTCTGGCTGATGCTGGAGATGGTGTAGATGATGCAAATTTCGTATTTGACACTGCAAATACTGGAATCCTTCGGCTCACCAAGGAGATTGCATGGATGGAGGAGGTACTGGCTGTGGAATCGTCTTTGAGAACTGGTCCACCATCTACTTATGCTGATAGGGTGTTTGAGAACGAGATAAATATTGCTGTTGAAATGACTGATCAGCATTACAAGAACTACATGTTCCGAGAAGCTCTAAAAACGGGCTTTTATGATCTTCAAGCTGCAAGGGATGAATATAGGTTGTCTTGTGGTGCGGGGGGTCTGAATCGGGATTTGGTGTGGCGTTTTATGGATGTGCAGACTCGGCTCATCACTCCAATCTGCCCTCATTATGCGGAGTATGTTTGGAGGGTGATTTTGAAGAAGGATGGCTTTGCAGTGAAAGCTGGTTGGCCAACATATGGCACTCCTGATCTGATCCTCAAGAGCGCCAATAAGTATTTGCAGGACTCGATTGTTTTGATGAGGAAGCTGCTCCAAAAGCAAATTCTTGGATCAAAGAAAGCCAATAAGAAAGGTGCACCTGTTGCAACACTCACTGAGGACAAATTGAAGGGCTTGGTATATGTGAATGAGCAATTTGATGGATGGAAAGCAGAGTGCTTGAGGATACTGCAAAGCAAATTCGATAGTAAGAGTCGTACTTTTGCTCCTGATGGGGAGATATTGGAGGCATTGCAGAACAACTCAGTTGGACAGGCTTCAAACTTTAAACAGACCCAAAAGCTTTGTATGCCTTTCTTGAGGTTCAAGAAGGATGAAGCGAAAGCAATTGGGCCTCAGGCCTTGGATTTAAAGCTGCCATTTGGAGAGATTGAGGTCCTTCAGGAGAACTTGGACTTGATCAAGAGACAGCTTGGTCTTGAAGAGGTGGAAATATTATCTGCCACTGACCCTGATGCTCTTAGCAAAGCTGGTTCCCTCTCTTCTCTGCTAAAACAGAATCCTCCTTCACCTGGAAACCCCACCGCCATCTTCTTGACCAG GTAG
- the LOC102615675 gene encoding leucine--tRNA ligase, cytoplasmic isoform X2: MATESGKSFARRDRLLEIESKVHTWWEESNVFNAEPGERPPNPESGEKFFGNFPFPYMNGYLHLGHAFSFSKLEFAAAYHRLKGANVLLPFGFHCTGMPIKASADKLAREIKQFGNPPVFLKEAEEEESPQPEEAEDANGGAPPDKFKSKKSKAAAKSGVQMYQWEIMRSFGLSDSEISEFQEPEKWLNFFPPLAKEDLKAFGLGCDWRRSFVTTEINPFFDSFVQWQMRKLKAMGKIVKDVRYTIYSPLDDQPCADHDRASGEGVQPQDYTLIKMEVLQPFPAKFGPLEGKKVYLAAATLRPETMYGQTNAWVLPDGKYGAFEISETDVLIVTERAALNLAYQNFSRIPKKPTCLVELTGYDLIGLPLKSPLSFNEVIYALPMLTILTDKGTGIVTSVPSDAPDDYMALHDLKAKPAFRAKFGVKDEWVLPFEVIPIINIPEFGDKSAERVCTDLKIKSQNEKDKLAEAKRLTYLRGFTEGTMLVGDFAGKKVQDAKPLIRSKLIETGEAIMYSEPEKRVMSRSGDECVVALTDQWYITYGEEEWKRLATECLNSMNLYHDENRHGFEHTLGWLNQWACSRSFGLGTRIPWDPQFLVESLSDSTIYMAYYTVAHMLHKGDMYGSTTGSIEPGQMTDEVWEFIFCGGPYPESSNIPSSILNRMKQEFEYWYPFDLRVSGKDLIQNHLTFCIYNHTAIMSQRHWPRGFRCNGHIMLNSEKMSKSTGNFRTLKQAIEEFSADATRFSLADAGDGVDDANFVFDTANTGILRLTKEIAWMEEVLAVESSLRTGPPSTYADRVFENEINIAVEMTDQHYKNYMFREALKTGFYDLQAARDEYRLSCGAGGLNRDLVWRFMDVQTRLITPICPHYAEYVWRVILKKDGFAVKAGWPTYGTPDLILKSANKYLQDSIVLMRKLLQKQILGSKKANKKGAPVATLTEDKLKGLVYVNEQFDGWKAECLRILQSKFDSKSRTFAPDGEILEALQNNSVGQASNFKQTQKLCMPFLRFKKDEAKAIGPQALDLKLPFGEIEVLQENLDLIKRQLGLEEVEILSATDPDALSKAGSLSSLLKQNPPSPGNPTAIFLTR, encoded by the coding sequence ATGGCAACAGAAAGTGGGAAAAGCTTTGCGAGGAGAGATCGTCTCCTGGAGATTGAGTCAAAGGTCCACACTTGGTGGGAGGAGAGTAATGTTTTCAATGCTGAACCTGGCGAAAGGCCTCCGAATCCTGAAAGTGGGGAAAAGTTCTTTGGAAACTTTCCATTTCCTTATATGAATGGCTATTTGCATCTAGGGCATGCATTCTCATTTTCCAAGCTTGAATTTGCTGCGGCGTATCATAGATTGAAAGGTGCTAATGTGCTTTTGCCATTTGGTTTCCACTGCACTGGTATGCCCATTAAGGCCTCAGCTGATAAGCTTGCTAGGGAAATTAAGCAGTTTGGGAATCCACCTGTATTTCTCAAAGAAGCGGAGGAGGAAGAAAGTCCACAGCCAGAAGAAGCTGAGGATGCAAATGGAGGTGCTCCACCGGATAAGTTTAAGAGCAAGAAGTCTAAGGCTGCTGCAAAATCTGGTGTCCAAATGTATCAATGGGAGATCATGCGCAGTTTTGGACTTTCTGATAGTGAGATATCTGAATTCCAGGAGCCGGAGAAATGGCTCAATTTTTTTCCACCATTGGCCAAAGAAGATCTGAAAGCTTTTGGTTTGGGTTGTGACTGGAGACGCTCATTTGTAACTACAGAGATAAACCCATTTTTTGATTCCTTTGTACAGTGGCAGATGAGGAAGTTAAAAGCCATGGGTAAGATTGTTAAAGACGTGAGATACACGATATACTCTCCCTTAGATGACCAGCCTTGTGCAGACCATGATAGAGCAAGTGGTGAAGGAGTTCAGCCCCAGGATTACACTCTGATCAAGATGGAGGTGCTGCAACCTTTCCCTGCTAAATTTGGACCTCTAGAGGGTAAAAAAGTCTATCTTGCCGCCGCTACTTTGAGACCAGAGACCATGTATGGACAGACAAATGCATGGGTATTACCTGATGGGAAATATGGAGCATTTGAAATAAGCGAAACTGATGTATTAATTGTCACAGAAAGAGCAGCTCTCAATCTTGCATATCAGAATTTCTCTAGGATTCCTAAAAAGCCTACATGCCTGGTTGAGTTGACTGGTTATGATTTGATTGGTCTTCCTTTAAAGTCCCCTCTTTCATTTAATGAGGTCATATATGCTCTTCCTATGTTGACCATTCTAACAGATAAAGGGACAGGGATAGTGACCAGTGTTCCTAGTGATGCTCCTGATGATTATATGGCGCTGCATGATTTGAAAGCAAAACCAGCTTTCAGAGCAAAGTTTGGCGTGAAGGATGAGTGGGTGTTACCATTTGAGGTTATTCCAATTATCAACATTCCAGAATTTGGAGACAAGTCTGCTGAAAGAGTTTGCACAGATCTGAAAATTAAAAGTCAGAATGAGAAAGATAAGTTGGCTGAAGCCAAGAGGTTGACGTACTTGAGAGGATTTACAGAGGGTACCATGCTTGTTGGAGATTTTGCTGGGAAGAAAGTCCAGGACGCTAAGCCATTGATTAGGAGCAAGCTGATAGAAACGGGTGAGGCAATTATGTATAGCGAGCCTGAGAAGCGCGTCATGTCAAGATCAGGTGATGAATGTGTTGTGGCTCTTACAGACCAATGGTACATCACATATGGGGAAGAAGAATGGAAGAGACTAGCTACTGAGTGCTTAAATTCCATGAATCTATACCATGATGAGAACCGCCATGGCTTTGAGCACACTCTAGGCTGGTTGAATCAATGGGCTTGCTCAAGATCGTTTGGGCTTGGGACTCGCATTCCCTGGGACCCACAGTTCCTGGTCGAGTCATTATCAGATTCAACCATTTATATGGCTTACTACACAGTAGCCCACATGTTACATAAGGGAGACATGTATGGGAGTACTACTGGTTCAATAGAACCTGGTCAAATGACTGATGAGGTCTGGGAATTTATTTTCTGTGGTGGCCCATATCCAGAATCATCTAATATCCCATCATCTATCCTTAACAGGATGAAGCAGGAGTTTGAATATTGGTATCCATTTGATCTTCGAGTCTCTGGTAAGGACCTCATCCAGAACCACTTAACTTTTTGCATTTATAACCACACAGCAATCATGTCCCAGCGCCACTGGCCTCGTGGATTTAGGTGTAATGGTCACATTATGCTTAATTCTGAGAAGATGTCCAAGTCTACGGGGAATTTTAGGACGTTGAAGCAGGCCATTGAGGAATTCTCTGCAGATGCCACACGATTTTCTCTGGCTGATGCTGGAGATGGTGTAGATGATGCAAATTTCGTATTTGACACTGCAAATACTGGAATCCTTCGGCTCACCAAGGAGATTGCATGGATGGAGGAGGTACTGGCTGTGGAATCGTCTTTGAGAACTGGTCCACCATCTACTTATGCTGATAGGGTGTTTGAGAACGAGATAAATATTGCTGTTGAAATGACTGATCAGCATTACAAGAACTACATGTTCCGAGAAGCTCTAAAAACGGGCTTTTATGATCTTCAAGCTGCAAGGGATGAATATAGGTTGTCTTGTGGTGCGGGGGGTCTGAATCGGGATTTGGTGTGGCGTTTTATGGATGTGCAGACTCGGCTCATCACTCCAATCTGCCCTCATTATGCGGAGTATGTTTGGAGGGTGATTTTGAAGAAGGATGGCTTTGCAGTGAAAGCTGGTTGGCCAACATATGGCACTCCTGATCTGATCCTCAAGAGCGCCAATAAGTATTTGCAGGACTCGATTGTTTTGATGAGGAAGCTGCTCCAAAAGCAAATTCTTGGATCAAAGAAAGCCAATAAGAAAGGTGCACCTGTTGCAACACTCACTGAGGACAAATTGAAGGGCTTGGTATATGTGAATGAGCAATTTGATGGATGGAAAGCAGAGTGCTTGAGGATACTGCAAAGCAAATTCGATAGTAAGAGTCGTACTTTTGCTCCTGATGGGGAGATATTGGAGGCATTGCAGAACAACTCAGTTGGACAGGCTTCAAACTTTAAACAGACCCAAAAGCTTTGTATGCCTTTCTTGAGGTTCAAGAAGGATGAAGCGAAAGCAATTGGGCCTCAGGCCTTGGATTTAAAGCTGCCATTTGGAGAGATTGAGGTCCTTCAGGAGAACTTGGACTTGATCAAGAGACAGCTTGGTCTTGAAGAGGTGGAAATATTATCTGCCACTGACCCTGATGCTCTTAGCAAAGCTGGTTCCCTCTCTTCTCTGCTAAAACAGAATCCTCCTTCACCTGGAAACCCCACCGCCATCTTCTTGACCAGGTAA
- the LOC102615379 gene encoding glucuronoxylan 4-O-methyltransferase 1: protein MRSKANQALNFKVLLLGIFLAFLLLFVVRSSLSLSKENPSPMSKTPLPKASNVKTNAEAEAEAANCSPTCTKIPRSLAQALIHYSTSTITPQQTLKEISVSARVLEKKAPCNFLVFGLGHDSLMWSTLNYGGRTIFLEEDEAWIEQIRRRFPMLESYHVTYDSKVNQAENLMDVGKGPECTAIGDPKYSMCQLALKGLPAEVYDIKWDLIMVDAPTGYYEEAPGRMTAIYTAGMMARNREDGDTDVFVHDVNREVEDNFSNAFLCEGYMKKQEGRIRHFNIPSHRDGLERPFCPE from the coding sequence ATGAGGTCTAAAGCCAACCAAGCACTCAACTTTAAAGTGCTTCTACTGGGCATTTTCCTTGCTTTCTTGCTTCTCTTTGTGGTAAGATCAAGTTTATCATTGTCAAAAGAAAACCCATCTCCCATGTCAAAAACCCCTTTACCAAAAGCATCGAATGTCAAGACAAATgcagaagcagaagcagaagcagCAAACTGCTCACCAACTTGTACAAAGATCCCACGCTCCTTGGCACAAGCACTTATTCACTACTCAACTTCAACAATTACCCCACAACAGACGCTCAAGGAAATCTCAGTGTCTGCAAGAGTACTCGAAAAGAAGGCTCCTTGCAATTTCTTGGTTTTCGGCTTAGGCCATGACAGCTTGATGTGGAGCACACTCAATTATGGCGGCCGTACAATATTTCTCGAAGAAGATGAAGCTTGGATAGAGCAGATTAGACGGCGGTTTCCCATGCTGGAGTCCTATCATGTCACATATGATAGCAAGGTAAACCAAGCCGAAAACTTAATGGATGTTGGCAAAGGACCTGAATGCACAGCAATTGGTGATCCTAAATACTCAATGTGCCAACTTGCTCTTAAAGGACTTCCTGCTGAAGTTTATGACATAAAATGGGACTTGATCATGGTTGACGCTCCAACGGGTTACTATGAAGAGGCACCGGGGAGGATGACAGCTATATACACTGCAGGGATGATGGCGAGGAACAGGGAGGATGGAGACACTGATGTGTTTGTGCATGATGTGAACAGAGAGGTGGAAGATAATTTCTCCAATGCATTTTTATGCGAAGGATACATGAAGAAACAGGAGGGAAGGATAAGGCATTTCAATATTCCAAGTCACAGAGATGGCCTGGAGAGGCCATTTTGCCCGGAGTAG